The following nucleotide sequence is from Pseudomonadales bacterium.
AATGAGTCGGCTAACCACACCGCCTATTTATTTTTCAATGTAAAACGCTGGCCACCGTTTTTTTACCTTGTCACCGCTTGCCGCCCAAGTTACGCAACTATCAATGACACGAGGTTTATCACCATTTGGTTTATCTTGGTTGTACGCCTCCACTTCCCGGTACATAGTCTGATATGCGGTGGTGCCGATGGGCCCCAACATTTCGATCAGATGGGTGCAACCCAAAACCCCGCCTACACGTTCTCGCACCTGCTGTAACCAGCCTGACGCAATACGTAACCCTATTAGCTTTTTCATGCCATCAGTCACTGTCGTGCAGGCAGCTGCGGGAACTTGGTCCGAGGAGGCTGCTATATCGTGAATACGAAATTCAATATCTAAAGTCACTCGTAGACTCATGTTATGAACCGGCTCGCCAGCCTCTATGCGGCCACGGTATTCATTATCCACGCCATAGGTACGCACATCTTGCAGCTTGGCTTCAATATCCCATAGACCATCGCTACGATGAAATCCTTGGCAGATAATCGTTCTAGTATGAATGAGTTCCCGTTCATAGGGGTCAGGCAGTGGCATGCAGAAAGCCTCCAAACCAAAATTGGGTAGTATACCCTACTCACTATTTTAGAGCAGATGACATTAGCCTCAGCGACCTACCCTCCTTTATGCTGAGTATCTTTGCGCGAGAAAGGTATAATATCGAGCCTTCAATTTCCGGATCCTAGCTATGTCACCACGGCCTTCCCAACTCAAAGTAATGCTCGCAGGCGTGATGAGCCTGATCCTTACCCTGGGTATTGCCCGTTTCTCTTACACTCCGCTACTGCCGATCATGCAAGCGCAAACCGGTTTAGGGGATGCCGGTGGCGGCTGGCTGGCGACCTTTAACTATCTCGGATATATGTGTGGTGCACTGATCGCAGCATCGGTAAGCGATCTGAAGATCAAAGATTCACTCTATCGCATTGGCCTCGTTCTTGCCTTGGTTACCACTGTCGGCATGGCCTTAAGCGAAAACATGTGGCTCTGGGGCATCATGCGTTTCTTCGCTGGATTGAGTAGTGCCGCAGGCTTGCTTATCGGCTCAGGCTTAATTTTAAACTGGCTGATTCGACACAACCATAGAATGGAGCTAGGCATTCATTTCAGTGGTATTGGATTCGGCATTGTATTGAGCGCAGTCGCGGTAGATCTGATGGCGACACACTTTAGCTGGGATCAGCAATGGCTGATCCTAACGGCTATTGGCTTGTTTTTAATCATTCCCGCCTGGCGCTGGCTGCCGCCACTGGACAATAACCCTTTCACCACCAGCGGCGTGAGATTGGAGGATAAACCACCACAGCGCAATTGGTTGATACTGTTGTTTGCCAGCTACTTTTGTGCAGGTTTTGGCTATGTAATTAGCGCCACTTTCCTGGTGGTGATTGTAGAGTCAGAACCAGCACTGCATGGCTATGGCGAACTTGTCTGGCTGACGGTTGGCCTGGCGGCCACACCCGCCTGCTTTCTATGGGATCGTATCGCTCGGCTAACTGGTGAACTAAAGGCGCTGTTATTAGCCTTTGCGTTGCAGATAGTAGGTATAATCTTACCGGTGTTCGACGCCAGTTTGGCGGTCGTAATACTGAGCGCTGCGCTCTATGGCGCAACTTTTATCGGTATCGTCAGCCTGATGCTAACCATGATGGGAAAATTTTATCCAACCAAACCGGCTAAACCTATGGGTAAACTAACGCTGAGTTACGGCGTTGCCCAAATTGCCGCCCCCGCTTTGGCTGGCACCTTGGCCGAGACATCGGGCAACTACAACCAATCGCTCTATCTGGCAGCGGGGATCATGGGTATTGGCATGTTACTTTTATTAATTCTTATCCTTCATGGTCAACAAAACCTTGCGCAATTAACCAAGCAAAGCCTGAACAGATCATGATTTATTCAAAGATCCCTAACAGTCCAGGCGATCGGTAGCGTTTTCACACCACGTTGGAAATTGGAGCGTAAAAAGATGGGATCCGCCAGCTGCTGGATATTCTCCAAGCGCGCAAAAACCTCTTGAAAAATCGCCACCATCTGCACCCGAGCCAGTTGCGCACCCAAACAAAAATGTGGCCCGTAACCGAAGGTAAGGTGCGGATTAGGTTGTCGCTGAATGTCGAACACATCGGGGTGCTCAAACACCCGTTCATCACGGTTTGCAGAAGTGAATGAGACGACGACTTTATCCCCTTGACGAATTTTTGCTCCGGCAAGTTCTGTATCGCAGGTCGCGGTGCGACGAAACAGCATCACCGGAGTCCACCACCTCAGCATTTCTTCAACCGCCGAAGGGATAAGCGCAGGGTTTCTTTGACACAGCGCCATCGCTTGTGGATTTTGCAACAACGCAATCATGCCACCCGGAATACCGTTACGTAAGGTCTCATTACCCGCGACGGCAAACAACCAGAATAAATTTTCAAATTCTTCGATAGAGACACAACCACCCTCGTCGTCAACTTGCTTAAGCAACAGCGACATAATGTCATCCTGCGGCGACTCTCGTTTTTGTCGCGCCAACAAATGTGCGTAATGATACAAATCCGGCATACCATCCCTTGTTCTGGGATCAGGCATACGTCCATTGGTATCGGGTTTAGGCCTGAGCGAAACGGCCTGACGGGCAATATCACTGCCGCGGCGATCATCAAACTTACTCGAAACCGCATATTCTGGATCCTGATATCCGATTACTCGATTCGCCCAGTCAAACATCAGGTAGCGATCCTGTGATGGCATACCGAGAATATCCGCCAGACTGAGCAGCGGCATATCGGCGGCAATATCGGTGGCAAAATCACATTTACCGTCTGGAAAGTCACGAATCACTCGCTCGATGATATGCCGGGCATGCAATTTAATAGCTTCTTCTAGCCGACGGATGGCTCGCGGTGTAAAGGAGTCGACCAGCAAACGGCGCAGGCGCGTATGCTCAGGGGGGTCTTTATTCAACATCATCTGCCGAACATAGGCCAGATCCTGTTCTGACGGAGGATTACGTAACTGGGTACCGCCGAGCCAGGAAGAAAAAATCTTTGGGGTTTTCAAAACCTGCGAGACTTCCGCATGTCGTGTAACGAACCAAAAACCTTCGCCGCCAGGCCAACTATCCGTCGCGACCTCATCTATCCAGTGGACGGCCTGTTGCTGACGCAGCTGTTGCAGAATATCAAACGGCACACCTGTCTGGTAAACCTGAGGATCGTATATCTGTTGTAGATCAATAGCTGATAATGACACCTGCTTTCCCCTCATCGAAGATTACTCAACACCCGTGTTTCAAAAACGGCTACTTATAACTCGGCCATAGTATAGGGCAGAATATGGGGCAGAATAATCAGGGTTACCAATGAATCCCGTGCTTGCACTAAGACGTATAAAACAAGGCTGTTCCACCCCACTATCTGCAAGCGGTGAAATCAACACCACAAGGCTATGTTACAGCCCCATATCGCGGGCGTTATGGGGCACTTCCATAAAATGAGAATTAGGATGTAGCGTTATCATCATTAAAGACCTTTTCTCGCCAATCAGTTCCCAATTTTTCTTCTATGTAATCACGCATAAACTGCCTTATTTTCTGGGACGGCGTCACGTCTTCCATAGCACAAAGTTTTTCGAATGCTGCTTTTTTATTTGGGTCAACCAGAAAGGTTAGTCTAGCAGTACGTTTTTCCATTATATTGGCTCGATATTCAGTTGTTTGATAACGCTAATATTTGGAGAATTCTATTAACATTCTATTATAATAAATCTGAGGTTTCTAGTATTCTTTCCGTCTCGATGTTTCCAGGTTAACTCCTATAGCGTTGGCGGCGTGCCTCGTTATAGTTTAGATGTGCGGTCCAGCCTGCACCAATGCCTCGCCTGCAGCAATATCGGTAAACTGAGAGAAGTTTTTAATAAACATCTTCGCTAAACTTGTAGCCTTGGCATCCCATTCTGATGCATCCCGGTATGTATTTCTTGGATCCAAGATAGTGCTGTTTACCTGGCTCAATGTCTCCGGGATTGCCAGATTAAAGTAGGGGATCAAAAATGTATCCCTGGAATCCAATTCACCATCCAGAATGGCATCAATAATGGCTCGAGTATCCTTAATTGAAATTCTCTGACCAGTACCGTTCCAGCCGGTATTGACAAGATAGGCCGTGGCATTAGCTTCTTGCATACGTCGATTTAACACTTCAGCATATTGTGTAGGGTGAAGACTTAAAAATGCAGCGCCAAAACAGGCAGAAAAAGTCGGCGTTGGTTCCGTAATGCCACGCTCCGTACCCGCCAATTTAGCCGTGAATCCCGATAAAAAGTAATACTCAGCTTGCTGTGGTGTCAGTATGGAAACTGGGGGAAGAACGCCAAAGGCATCTGCGGTCAGAAAAATAACCTTTTGGGCATGCCCTGCTTTTGAGACCGGTTTAACAATATTGTTAATGTGGTAGATGGGGTAAGAAACCCGTGTATTTTCTGTCTTTGATGCATCATTAAAATCAACATTACCATTTTTATCGATAACTACATTTTCAAGTAATGCGTCCCTCCTAATAGCCTTGTAAATATCCGGCTCATGCTCTCGGCTTAAGTTGATTGTCTTAGCGTAACAACCCCCTTCAAAATTGAAGACACCACTTTTATCCCAGCCATGCTCGTCATCCCCTATTAGTTGGCGCTTAGAATCAGTAGACAGTGTCGTTTTCCCAGTTCCTGAAAGCCCAAAAAAAATGGCCACATCACCTTCTTTACCAACATTGGCCGAGCAATGCATCGAAGCAATACCTTTTTGTGGCAACAAGTAGTTCATGACAGAAAACAACCCCTTCTTCATTTCACCGCCATACCAGGTACCGCCGATCAACTGCACTTTTTCCGTCATGTTAAAAGCCACAAAGTTTTCAGAATGAAGGTCTTGTGATTTCCAATCTGGGTTAGTCGCTTTTGAAGCGTTAAGCACCATGAAGTCAGGCTCAAAAGTTTCCAATTCTGCGTCAGAAGGTCTAATAAACATATTTTTGACAAAATGGGATTGCCAGGCAACCTCTGTGACAAAACGTACACTAAGCCGGGTGTCTGGGTCAGCACCACAATACAGATCATTCACAAAAAGACGCTTCCCGCTTAACTGCTGCGCTACGATGTTCTTAAGGTGATGCCAAGTTGCTTGGTTAATGGGTTTGTTGTCGTTTTTTCCTTGATCACTCCACCAGACTGTATCTTTTGTTATGTCATCCTTCACAATGTATTTGTCTTTGGGTGAGCGTCCGGTAAAGACACCGGTATCGACCGCTACCGCACCTAGTGTTGTCAGCTTTCCTATATCGAAGCCCGTTCTCTCAGAATTGGTTTCTTCTTTAAACAGAGTTTCGTAAGTCGGGTTATAGAGCACATCGGCTGGTTTAGAAATCCCATAACTCGCTAAATTGGATAGCAAACGTTCTGAACTCATGCAGTGACTCCTTGTTGGTCGAATAAGAATAATACAATATGTGTTAATATTGTTAACATATTATTATATTTAAGTTAACATTTGAAGCTCCTACTTAAGAGAGGTCAACAATGTCCCATAGAGCGCATCTTTTTTCCTTGCGTGTTGGTCACGCCTTTCGAGATTCATGTCTGGGCAAAGATCGTTACAACCTGACATTTTTGACGAGAGACATACTGGCCGGGATTACGGTCGGAATCATAGCGATTCCACTGGCTATGGCCCTGGCCATTGCCAGTGGAGTTGCGCCACAGTACGGGCTGTATACTGCGATTATTGGGGGCTTTGTCATTGCCTTAACAGGCGGAAGCCGTTATAGCATATCCGGCCCAACAGCCGCATTTGTCGTCATCCTTTATCCAATAGCACAGCGACATGGGCTTGCCGGTTTACTGCTAGCCACTTTTTTAGCAGGCTTAATTCTCATTGCTATGGCTTACGCTCGCGTCGGTCGTTTCATTGAATATATTCCGGAATCGGTAACACTTGGATTCACGGGCGGTATCGCTGTTGTTATCGCCACCTTACAAGTAAAAGATTTTCTCGGTCTCTCCGTTCAGGAAATGCCAGAACACTATGTCGACAAGGTCTGGCTGCTCGCAAGCTCAGTCAGCGAGTTTGACAGCCCGAGTCTTTTTGTTGCTCTGGCAACATTGGTTATCATGCTTTCCTGGTCTAAGCTAAAAACCTCAATCCCTCCCCATTTGGCTGGCGTAATATGCGCCAGCCTATTAGGCGTAATTCTCGTAAACTTAGGCTATGACGTAGAAACTATCGGCTCTCGATTTTCCTACCTTTTGCCGGACGGATCGCAGGGTATGGGTATACCGCCTTATCTACCAGATTTTGCCTGGCCATGGCAACGGCCAGGCCCTGCTGGACAACCGTTGCAATTAAACTGGGATTTATTTGTTAATTTGCTCCCTTCTGCTTTTGCTATTGCAATGTTGGGCGCTATCGAATCTTTGCTCTGTGCTGTGGTGTTGGACGGAATGACCGGAAAACGCCATAGTGCAAATAGTGAACTACTTGGGCAGGGCTTAGGTAATATCATTGCGCCTTTCTTTGGCGGGATTACCGCAACAGCGGCTATCGCACGCTCCGCCGTAAATGTGAAAGTCGGCGCACAGTCGCCTGTCGCGGCAATGATCCATTCTCTGGTCGTTCTCGTTGGCTTGGTTTTGCTTGCGCCATCGTTAGCCTATTTGCCAATGCCAGCAATGGCCGCATTATTGATGGTCGTCGCCTGGAATATGAGTGAAGCGCCAAAATCGCTGCATCTTATCAGGCATTCACCCGTCCGTGATATTTTCGTTTTCGTCACCTGCTTAACACTGACGGTATTTTTTGACATGGTGATCGCCATCACGGTGGGTGTTTTGTTAGCCTGCATTCTATTTGTCAATGAAATAGCCGCCATGACGAAGGTGACTGACATTACTGACAACAATAAACTGGTCGATGTAAAAATCCCTGAAAACTGGGCGGTACTCAAAATTAACGGCCCGCTCTTTTTTGCCGCTGCAGATCGGATATTTGGCGAAATTCCTTCACGAATGACAACTCTCGACGGAGTAATTCTCTACATGGATGGGGTCACAATACTTGATGCTGGCGGAGTTGCCGCAATGAATAAGCTGGTGGCTTATTGTGCAAAAGAAGGCAAACAAATATTTTTTGCCGACCTGCAATTTCAACCACTAAAAACTCTTGCACGAGCCAATATAAAACCTCTTAGCGGAGTTACCTCATTTTTTCCTACATTGAATGAAGCCATCCATTCCTTTAATTGATCGGTAACATTACGATGAAAATATCAGAAGCAAAGCGCAAATTAAACCTGAATTATTTTGATTTCGTGGAAATCAGAAAAACCCCAGGCAAGTTAAATGAATACTTTGTATCGCTATATAGTCATGATGGAAAATCATTCTTCCTTTCCAGGGAAGACGATTCTGTTTTATCCTCAAATAAAATAGATGAAATTATTTCTGTGTTACAGGAAATCGGTTTCAAAAAAGCGAAGATATATTTTTAAGGAGGCTTCAACATCAGCACTTGCATGCAGGTTGGTACCAGTGGTTATAGTGCCCCCGGAATTAAACGATTCCAGCTTCTCAAAACTGAAACTTCGATAATCAGTCAAAGCCTAACATTTAGTAATGAGAGGTGGTGTTTCTAGGAATTATCAGGTAAAAATTCAATCAGTATGAATCCGTTTATTTGATTAGTTTTCAAGCATCACCATCGATCAGCACCAACCAACAATAAATCAGGATTATTTATGTTGTCAGCCTATCCTTCCCAAGTAATGATTAAAAATTCGCATTTACTCATTGAAACTGCGATAACAATTTTTCATTTTTTAACTGCTTAACGCCCTAAAAATGTCCCGGGGTTTAGTGACCGATGGTTCAACAACAAAGCCATCACGAAGATGGGTTGTTACCTTTTTGTTGCTGATGATACTGGTCGGTCTGAATTTACGACCTGCGCTTACATCTCTGGCACCAGTGTTATCAAGAATTCAGCAAGACCTTGGTCTTTCAGTCAGCGCCATTGGCGCCCTCACTACCCTACCGGTTCTCTGTCTCGGAATCTTTGCACCCCTGGCGCCATGGTTATCACGACGCTTAGGCATAGAACGCAGCCTTTCCCTTGCATTGCTCGTGCTGGCTATAGCGCAGACGGTTCGCGCAAGCCACTCTATCTGGCTATTATTTCTCGGCACTCTAATGGCGGGGGCCGCTATCGGTGTCTGCGGTGCGCTGCTTCCAGGCTTGGTTAAACGGGAGCTCCCCCTGGGAGCAGATCTTATGACCGGTGTGTATACCATGGCTTTATGTCTTGGTGGTATGTTGGGCGCCGGTCTTAGCATCCCATTAGCACAATGGTTAGGCGGCTGGGATTATAGTCTGGCCAGTTGGTCAATACTGGCGCTAGCGGCATTACTAGCTTGGCGTCTGTTGATGCCGCATCCTTGGCCGGAGCATCGTCCCAAACCGATGGGCATCGTTAAAACAACAAAGCTCTGGACTAACGTGCTAGCTTGGCAGGTAACGCTGCTGATGGGCACCCAGTCTTCCGTGGCATACATCGTCTTCGGCTGGTTGCCCACGCTATTACATTATCGTGGTATCAGTGAGGTGGAAGCCGGTTTACTGTTGGCTACAACAATGCTGGCCCAGTTATTCTCGGCACTCGCTGCTCCCTGGCTTGCCAGGCTCGGGCAGGATCAGCGTCCGGCACTCTTGTTGCTGCTCACTTTTACCGGGACCGGTCTGCTACTTTTATTGCTCGGGCCACTGTCTTTAAAGTGGGCGAGCGTGGTTATTCTCGGCCTTGGCCAAGGAGGCAGCTTTAGCCTTAACCTAGCCCTAATTGTGCTGCGCAGCGGTAACTCTACCCTAGCTGGCCAGCTTTCAGGCATGGTACAGGGGGTGGGTTATAGCTTAGCAGCCCTCGGTCCGCTTTGCGTTGGCGTACTGTTAGAACTTGATACAAGTTTGGCTGATATCAGTCTCCTGCTAACCACCATCATTCTGGCAGCAGTTATCCTGGCACTACTGGCAGGTCGCCGTTTGTGTATAGAAACAGATAGCCAGGGTAGGCTTATCACCAGAGACGATCGAAATGCTTAAATCCGTTCTATTCTTCATGTTCTTAACCACATTTTGAGCGCCAAATAAACAGCCAATAACCGCTAACATTCAATAATATTGACCGGCACTTCAATCACATTAATCGCCAAGCCACCACGCGCTGTTTCTTTATATTTGTCCTGCATATCCCGACCAGTTTCGCGCATGGTTTTGATCACTTTATCCAGTGACACGAAATGACAGCCGTCACCGCGCAATGCCATACGTGCTGAACTAATAGCCTTGACTGAAGCCATCGCATTGCGTTCGATACAGGGCACCTGAACCAATCCACCAATGGGATCGCAGGTTAAGCCCAAATTATGCTCCATCGCGATTTCTGCCGCATTTTCGACCTGTTCCGGCGTACCTCCTAAAACCTCAGTCAGTGCACCAGCAGCCATCGAGCAGGCGGCACCCACTTCACCCTGACAACCAACTTCTGCCCCACTGATCGAGGCATTTTCCTTATAGAGGATACCGATCGCTGCCGCAGTTAACAGAAACCGCATGACTCCTTCTTGATTCGCTCCCGGAACGAAGCGAGTGTAATAGTGCAATACCGCAGGAATAATACCTGCTGCTCCGTTGGTTGGTGCAGTAACCACCCGGCCACCCGCCGCATTTTCTTCATTGACGGCCAATGCATACAGAGTCACCCAATCTATGACAGTCAGCGGATCCGACAAAGACGCTTCCGGGTAGCTTAGCAATTGACGGTATAAATTCGGCGCCCGGCGTTTGACTTGTAGCCCACCGGGCAAGATGCCATCATTCTGGTAACCCCTTTGCACAGATTCCTGCATTACCTGCCATAACTGCAGTAATTTCAATTTAATCTCCGCTTCCGTATGCCAGGCTTTTTCATTTTGCCACATGAGTTCACTCACACTCAGAGTCTGTGCTTTACAGAGTTCCAATAGTCTGGCCCCTGTCTTGAACGGGTAAGCAACCTGAGTGCGATCCTCAATGATTCTATTTTCGCCCGCCGCGTCCTCGTTGAGGACGAACCCTCCTCCAACCGAATAATAGGTTTTGGCTGTAATTAACTGATTACTGGAATCAAAGGCGCTGAAAATCATCCCGTTGGGGTGAAATGGCAGGCTGGCAAGCTTATGCAATACCAGATCCTGTTTTTCATTAAAGACTATCTCATGACAACCTAACAGCTTTAGTCGGCCGCCATCTTTAATCGCCGCAATGCGTGCAGACATAGAAGGAATATCCACATCTTCCGGCGTTTCACCTTCCAGCCCCAATAAAATAGCTTTAGGCGAACCATGCCCTCTGCCGGTTGCACCCAGCGAACCATAGAGTTCAACTTTGACACAGGCCACCTGATCAAGAACCAGCACCTCTGCAAGTTCATGCACAAATGTATAGGCCGCCCGCATAGGCCCTACAGTATGAGAACTGGAGGGGCCAATACCGATTTTAAAAAGATCGAAAACGCTAATGGTCATGAATGTCATCCGCTATCTAACCGATAGAAAATTTAATTATCAAGGCTTTGGCAATAGTCTCTAGCAAACCAGAAAATCCCGGCATAACCTCAGCACCTTTTCACAAGCCTGACCGGCCAACTCAGGGTTATCCATCTCATCCAATAGATCGCACATCCAACTCGCCAGATGTGAATTTTCCACCTCCTTCAATAGCACTATATTTTTCCCGGAACAATTCTGGCTTGACACTATCCGTAAGGTGGCAGGTATGGCGAGACTTAAATCCAAAAATTTATCGCCTTACCAAATACCAGGATCAAAATATGTCAGTTGATCGGCTTGATAAGCCGACTGCCGAAACATAAAGCCCTCTATTCTTTATTTAGTTTCGACAACCTCTATTCGCTTTGAACATAAGTACCAAAACAACCTAAGAACAATGATAATAGATCCTTTATAAATATTTGTTAAATTAATAGTGGAAATATTTATATTTATATTATTAATAACAAATCATAGGTGTAAGCATATTATCTACCCCAAGTTTATCGGATATGCCTCTAAGGATTGGTGATAAAATTTATAAGGTTGGAGATTTAACTGCGGCGTTTTAAAAACTAGGCGCAGTAATGTACAAGGCTATTGGATTAATCCCAAAAATTACTCATCGCCCCTAGTTTTATCGGGGTGATAGGACGGCAAACTTAGTCCCCAAATTATCGCGAGACTTCTTAAAATAAAAGCGATTAGAAATCCCCCAATAGCCGCAGTGTCTTCATTGGCACCCATCCAATGAAGCAGTAAATATACCGTGGCGCCTGAGACTGCCGCCGTAACATAAATCTCACGTGTGCCTAAAACTAAATCATAGCCACAAAGCACATCCCGCATAATACCGCCAAAACTTGCGGTAATGACTCCCATACAAATACAAATAAGCGGAGAAACACCTTGTTGTACCGCGATCTGTGTTCCAATGACACAAAACAGTGATAGACCAAGAGCATCCATCCAAATTAATGCTTTAGCTCTTGACGCTATGATCGGGACAAGAAAGTAGGTAAGACCTGAGAGCAACAAGCAAAGGCCAACGTAAGTAGCGTCTTCGACCCAGTAGACAGGAAATCTACCAAGCAGCAAATCTCTGGCAGTACCGCCACCAAGCCCGGTTAATGTGCCAATCAGCATAAAACCCAGAATATCCATATTCTTGCGTGCAGCATCTAATGCCCCGGAAATAGCAAAAACGGCAATACCAAACAGCCCAAGCCAATTGACAACTGAGCTTAAATCCAATAATCCAAACATTAAGATTAACTATTTAACCAAAGGTCGGCTCAATATATCGAGGATTGAATATAATAACTAGCCTTGCCGCAATTTCTCACCGATAGAAAATCCATCGGCTTTTAGAACGAAATTTCAGTACGTCAATCTCATGCCACAAACTAACTGGTTTTAATTAGCAGAATCGTCTAAGGACTCAAAGTGATGGCGTATTTAGAAAGAACAGGTTGCTTGTCAGCACATAAAAAAAGCCCCGGAGTTTTATCCGGGGCTTAAGGTTTCACAAGGGAGGGTAAACTGGGTACTACATCATTCGTAAAAAGTAGACCCACTCAAAATCATATAGTTCAGAAAAATTTAATGGGGCAACCGTTAGTGGTTACTATTGCTTGAATAACTTTGAAATAGTAGGCCGTGCTGAATTCGAGCCAGAGGCCTATCGGCTAAAAGCCATCCAAAATAAAGACAATTTATTGTTATTATTAACTTTTTAGTGGGGTTGCCCATTGCGATTATCACCATA
It contains:
- a CDS encoding DUF2889 domain-containing protein → MPLPDPYERELIHTRTIICQGFHRSDGLWDIEAKLQDVRTYGVDNEYRGRIEAGEPVHNMSLRVTLDIEFRIHDIAASSDQVPAAACTTVTDGMKKLIGLRIASGWLQQVRERVGGVLGCTHLIEMLGPIGTTAYQTMYREVEAYNQDKPNGDKPRVIDSCVTWAASGDKVKKRWPAFYIEK
- a CDS encoding YbfB/YjiJ family MFS transporter, which encodes MSPRPSQLKVMLAGVMSLILTLGIARFSYTPLLPIMQAQTGLGDAGGGWLATFNYLGYMCGALIAASVSDLKIKDSLYRIGLVLALVTTVGMALSENMWLWGIMRFFAGLSSAAGLLIGSGLILNWLIRHNHRMELGIHFSGIGFGIVLSAVAVDLMATHFSWDQQWLILTAIGLFLIIPAWRWLPPLDNNPFTTSGVRLEDKPPQRNWLILLFASYFCAGFGYVISATFLVVIVESEPALHGYGELVWLTVGLAATPACFLWDRIARLTGELKALLLAFALQIVGIILPVFDASLAVVILSAALYGATFIGIVSLMLTMMGKFYPTKPAKPMGKLTLSYGVAQIAAPALAGTLAETSGNYNQSLYLAAGIMGIGMLLLLILILHGQQNLAQLTKQSLNRS
- a CDS encoding cytochrome P450 — its product is MRGKQVSLSAIDLQQIYDPQVYQTGVPFDILQQLRQQQAVHWIDEVATDSWPGGEGFWFVTRHAEVSQVLKTPKIFSSWLGGTQLRNPPSEQDLAYVRQMMLNKDPPEHTRLRRLLVDSFTPRAIRRLEEAIKLHARHIIERVIRDFPDGKCDFATDIAADMPLLSLADILGMPSQDRYLMFDWANRVIGYQDPEYAVSSKFDDRRGSDIARQAVSLRPKPDTNGRMPDPRTRDGMPDLYHYAHLLARQKRESPQDDIMSLLLKQVDDEGGCVSIEEFENLFWLFAVAGNETLRNGIPGGMIALLQNPQAMALCQRNPALIPSAVEEMLRWWTPVMLFRRTATCDTELAGAKIRQGDKVVVSFTSANRDERVFEHPDVFDIQRQPNPHLTFGYGPHFCLGAQLARVQMVAIFQEVFARLENIQQLADPIFLRSNFQRGVKTLPIAWTVRDL
- a CDS encoding CopG family transcriptional regulator, with translation MEKRTARLTFLVDPNKKAAFEKLCAMEDVTPSQKIRQFMRDYIEEKLGTDWREKVFNDDNATS
- the pckA gene encoding phosphoenolpyruvate carboxykinase (ATP), with protein sequence MSSERLLSNLASYGISKPADVLYNPTYETLFKEETNSERTGFDIGKLTTLGAVAVDTGVFTGRSPKDKYIVKDDITKDTVWWSDQGKNDNKPINQATWHHLKNIVAQQLSGKRLFVNDLYCGADPDTRLSVRFVTEVAWQSHFVKNMFIRPSDAELETFEPDFMVLNASKATNPDWKSQDLHSENFVAFNMTEKVQLIGGTWYGGEMKKGLFSVMNYLLPQKGIASMHCSANVGKEGDVAIFFGLSGTGKTTLSTDSKRQLIGDDEHGWDKSGVFNFEGGCYAKTINLSREHEPDIYKAIRRDALLENVVIDKNGNVDFNDASKTENTRVSYPIYHINNIVKPVSKAGHAQKVIFLTADAFGVLPPVSILTPQQAEYYFLSGFTAKLAGTERGITEPTPTFSACFGAAFLSLHPTQYAEVLNRRMQEANATAYLVNTGWNGTGQRISIKDTRAIIDAILDGELDSRDTFLIPYFNLAIPETLSQVNSTILDPRNTYRDASEWDAKATSLAKMFIKNFSQFTDIAAGEALVQAGPHI
- the dauA gene encoding C4-dicarboxylic acid transporter DauA; this translates as MSHRAHLFSLRVGHAFRDSCLGKDRYNLTFLTRDILAGITVGIIAIPLAMALAIASGVAPQYGLYTAIIGGFVIALTGGSRYSISGPTAAFVVILYPIAQRHGLAGLLLATFLAGLILIAMAYARVGRFIEYIPESVTLGFTGGIAVVIATLQVKDFLGLSVQEMPEHYVDKVWLLASSVSEFDSPSLFVALATLVIMLSWSKLKTSIPPHLAGVICASLLGVILVNLGYDVETIGSRFSYLLPDGSQGMGIPPYLPDFAWPWQRPGPAGQPLQLNWDLFVNLLPSAFAIAMLGAIESLLCAVVLDGMTGKRHSANSELLGQGLGNIIAPFFGGITATAAIARSAVNVKVGAQSPVAAMIHSLVVLVGLVLLAPSLAYLPMPAMAALLMVVAWNMSEAPKSLHLIRHSPVRDIFVFVTCLTLTVFFDMVIAITVGVLLACILFVNEIAAMTKVTDITDNNKLVDVKIPENWAVLKINGPLFFAAADRIFGEIPSRMTTLDGVILYMDGVTILDAGGVAAMNKLVAYCAKEGKQIFFADLQFQPLKTLARANIKPLSGVTSFFPTLNEAIHSFN
- a CDS encoding MFS transporter encodes the protein MILVGLNLRPALTSLAPVLSRIQQDLGLSVSAIGALTTLPVLCLGIFAPLAPWLSRRLGIERSLSLALLVLAIAQTVRASHSIWLLFLGTLMAGAAIGVCGALLPGLVKRELPLGADLMTGVYTMALCLGGMLGAGLSIPLAQWLGGWDYSLASWSILALAALLAWRLLMPHPWPEHRPKPMGIVKTTKLWTNVLAWQVTLLMGTQSSVAYIVFGWLPTLLHYRGISEVEAGLLLATTMLAQLFSALAAPWLARLGQDQRPALLLLLTFTGTGLLLLLLGPLSLKWASVVILGLGQGGSFSLNLALIVLRSGNSTLAGQLSGMVQGVGYSLAALGPLCVGVLLELDTSLADISLLLTTIILAAVILALLAGRRLCIETDSQGRLITRDDRNA
- a CDS encoding L-serine ammonia-lyase, coding for MTISVFDLFKIGIGPSSSHTVGPMRAAYTFVHELAEVLVLDQVACVKVELYGSLGATGRGHGSPKAILLGLEGETPEDVDIPSMSARIAAIKDGGRLKLLGCHEIVFNEKQDLVLHKLASLPFHPNGMIFSAFDSSNQLITAKTYYSVGGGFVLNEDAAGENRIIEDRTQVAYPFKTGARLLELCKAQTLSVSELMWQNEKAWHTEAEIKLKLLQLWQVMQESVQRGYQNDGILPGGLQVKRRAPNLYRQLLSYPEASLSDPLTVIDWVTLYALAVNEENAAGGRVVTAPTNGAAGIIPAVLHYYTRFVPGANQEGVMRFLLTAAAIGILYKENASISGAEVGCQGEVGAACSMAAGALTEVLGGTPEQVENAAEIAMEHNLGLTCDPIGGLVQVPCIERNAMASVKAISSARMALRGDGCHFVSLDKVIKTMRETGRDMQDKYKETARGGLAINVIEVPVNIIEC